The Chryseobacterium suipulveris genome window below encodes:
- a CDS encoding DNA-directed RNA polymerase subunit omega has protein sequence MSVKDSKAEINTITYDRDKIENKVGSIYEAIVIMGKRAEQINAEIRAELHNKLDEFAVHNSTLEEVFENREQIEISKHYEKLPKPTSIAIQEWLDDEIYFRKTEEKN, from the coding sequence ATGAGCGTAAAAGATTCTAAAGCTGAAATTAATACCATTACTTACGACCGTGACAAGATTGAAAATAAAGTAGGTTCTATCTACGAAGCCATCGTGATTATGGGTAAAAGAGCAGAGCAGATCAATGCCGAAATCCGTGCAGAACTTCATAATAAATTAGACGAGTTTGCGGTACACAATTCTACGCTGGAAGAGGTTTTCGAAAACAGAGAGCAGATCGAGATTTCCAAGCATTACGAAAAACTTCCGAAGCCAACCTCCATCGCAATTCAGGAGTGGTTGGATGACGAAATCTATTTCAGAAAAACAGAAGAGAAGAACTAA